The following are from one region of the Magallana gigas chromosome 4, xbMagGiga1.1, whole genome shotgun sequence genome:
- the LOC105327418 gene encoding uncharacterized protein, producing MIDGGCLQIKSSSTNIGPILGALLGGLLIGVVITSGFGFVTYKRFRSNVEQRKEPLVLFSMNDTYGRTKNDDILPEESHVHQHEQERVVNVYPLTGSEDLPEYGNIARKQNVMKATDDVYNHLNENDKNKDDDNYDHACAAATSGHVNDLSDFSSHHGIDDYEFLTGTGTNVYANV from the exons ATGATTGATGGAGGATGTCTTCAAA TTAAATCATCAAGTACTAACATAGGACCAATACTGGGAGCATTGTTAGGTGGACTGCTTATTGGTGTAGTAATAACATCTGGCTTTGGATTCGTCACGTATAAGAGATTCCGTTCTAATGTTGAACAGCG cAAAGAACCTCTGGTTTTGTTTTCGATGAATGATACATACGgtagaacaaaaaatgacgATATTCTTCCTGAGGAATCGCACGTGCATCAGCATGAGCAG GAAAGAGTTGTCAATGTGTATCCTCTCACTGGATCAGAAGATTTGCCGGAATACGGCAACATtgcaagaaaacaaaatgtaatgAAAGCCACAGATGACGTGTACAACCATTTGAACGAGAACGACAAAAACAAAGATGATGACAACTACGATCACGCGTGTGCAGCAGCTACTAGCGGTCATGTAAACGATTTGAGCGATTTCAGTAGTCATCATGGAATAGACGACTACGAATTTTTAACTGGAACAGGAACGAATGTTTATGCCAATGTTTAA